One Candidatus Schekmanbacteria bacterium RIFCSPLOWO2_02_FULL_38_14 genomic window carries:
- a CDS encoding 3-phosphoshikimate 1-carboxyvinyltransferase: MIISPVKKIEGFIKVPGDKSISHRAVILGSVAKGLTEIHNLSPCEDCIRTVTAFKNMGIEFSFTKESVIVKGKGLRDLSEPQDVLDLGNSGTSIRLLTGVLSAQSFFSVLTGDQYLLKRPMDRVIIPLTRMGAKISGRANNRFAPLAIKGEKLKSISYTMPVPSAQVKSSIILAGIFAEGTTRITETALTRDHTEIMLSSFGGKISKSKEIIAVDGGQNLEGTKIFVPSDISSAAFLLVAASLLKDSSVTIKDVGINPTRTGILDILKEMGTRIEISNMSLKNGELVADISASTSELHGISIDEEIAPRAIDEFPIIFIAAALAKGKTHITGIKELRIKESDRIATMVKGLKNMGINAVEGEGEVTIEGAEKFRGTKINSFGDHRVAMAFSIAALLADSETHIDDVKCIDTSFPGFFNILESVVKS, encoded by the coding sequence ATGATAATTTCACCTGTAAAAAAAATTGAAGGATTCATAAAAGTTCCCGGAGATAAATCTATCTCACACCGCGCTGTTATTCTGGGCTCAGTTGCCAAAGGATTGACAGAGATCCATAATCTCTCTCCCTGTGAAGACTGCATCAGGACTGTGACCGCTTTTAAAAACATGGGGATTGAGTTTTCATTTACAAAAGAAAGCGTAATCGTAAAAGGAAAAGGGCTAAGGGACCTATCAGAACCTCAGGATGTTCTGGACCTTGGCAATTCAGGAACCTCTATCAGGCTTCTTACAGGAGTTCTTTCAGCACAGTCTTTTTTCTCAGTGCTGACTGGTGACCAGTATCTTTTGAAAAGACCCATGGACAGGGTGATTATCCCTCTTACCCGGATGGGGGCTAAAATATCAGGAAGGGCAAATAACCGTTTTGCACCCCTTGCCATAAAAGGAGAAAAACTCAAATCAATAAGTTACACTATGCCAGTTCCAAGTGCCCAGGTTAAATCTTCCATCATTTTAGCAGGAATATTTGCTGAAGGAACAACAAGAATCACAGAAACTGCTTTAACAAGAGACCATACTGAAATTATGCTGAGTTCATTCGGAGGTAAAATCTCCAAATCCAAAGAAATAATAGCTGTTGACGGAGGGCAAAATCTTGAAGGAACAAAAATTTTTGTCCCTTCAGATATCTCATCTGCTGCATTCCTTTTGGTGGCTGCTTCACTTCTCAAAGATTCTTCAGTCACTATAAAAGATGTTGGTATTAATCCTACCCGTACAGGCATCTTGGATATCCTGAAAGAGATGGGAACAAGGATTGAAATATCAAATATGAGTTTAAAAAATGGTGAGCTTGTTGCTGACATTTCAGCTTCAACATCAGAACTTCACGGAATTTCCATTGATGAGGAAATAGCTCCAAGGGCAATAGATGAGTTTCCAATTATCTTTATTGCTGCAGCTCTGGCAAAAGGAAAAACTCATATCACCGGAATAAAGGAACTGAGAATCAAAGAAAGCGATAGAATTGCTACAATGGTAAAAGGGTTAAAAAATATGGGAATCAATGCAGTAGAAGGGGAAGGAGAGGTAACAATCGAAGGGGCTGAAAAATTCAGAGGAACTAAAATTAACAGCTTCGGAGACCACAGAGTAGCAATGGCTTTTTCAATAGCTGCACTACTGGCAGACTCAGAAACCCATATTGACGATGTAAAATGCATAGATACTTCATTCCCGGGGTTTTTTAATATATTGGAAAGTGTTGTGAAAAGCTGA
- a CDS encoding cytidylate kinase, giving the protein MRKKPIIAIDGTAGAGKGTAGRLLAEKLNYIYVDSGSIYRALALKAIEKKIDLNKEKELTELTKNTTLKFQKKNNAVRLFIDGRDVSSDIRSEQIGQAASMISAKKGVREGLLGIQRKAGETGGIVMDGRDIGTVVFPDAEIKFFLDASLKVRSKRRYLEQKEKGLKSSLKDTIRKVEKRDHNDSRRKIAPLKKADDAIYIDTSKMTPDEVLKTLLRHCKKKLNKLKKKNMVH; this is encoded by the coding sequence TTGAGAAAAAAGCCTATAATAGCCATTGACGGCACTGCAGGGGCTGGTAAAGGTACTGCAGGAAGACTTCTGGCTGAAAAACTTAATTACATTTATGTGGACAGCGGTTCTATTTACAGAGCATTAGCACTTAAGGCTATTGAAAAAAAAATAGATTTAAACAAAGAAAAAGAATTGACAGAATTGACTAAAAATACTACCTTGAAATTCCAAAAAAAAAATAACGCTGTCAGACTGTTCATTGATGGCAGGGATGTATCAAGTGATATAAGAAGTGAACAAATAGGTCAGGCAGCTTCTATGATTTCTGCTAAGAAAGGAGTGAGGGAAGGTTTATTAGGTATACAGAGAAAAGCAGGAGAAACCGGTGGAATAGTGATGGATGGAAGAGATATTGGCACCGTTGTTTTCCCTGATGCAGAAATAAAGTTCTTTCTCGATGCATCACTAAAGGTACGGAGCAAGAGAAGATATTTAGAACAAAAAGAGAAGGGGTTAAAGTCTTCTCTGAAAGATACAATCAGAAAGGTTGAAAAAAGAGACCATAATGATAGCAGAAGGAAAATAGCCCCGTTAAAAAAAGCAGATGATGCAATCTATATAGATACGAGTAAAATGACACCTGATGAGGTGCTAAAAACATTATTAAGACATTGCAAAAAAAAATTAAATAAACTAAAAAAAAAGAATATGGTTCATTAA